One genomic segment of Pempheris klunzingeri isolate RE-2024b chromosome 21, fPemKlu1.hap1, whole genome shotgun sequence includes these proteins:
- the frrs1b gene encoding putative ferric-chelate reductase 1 isoform X1: MWRSYSVLAVLTGCVYTVLGYSNGKVSVACGDMVPQHGYEPSQDPPPYIVTVDKSTFSPGDNITVSLQVASPYPTFFKGFLLEAWDAGKLDFPAIGVFILTDPDESQLLQCAHTQGSGVSHRRSTRKTHVQAVWKSPKNPPQRVQFLVTVVHGYKVYWVRIAGPVVSLRGATAVPSTAVPAQTTSSTALSTPFSSVGCGHTKSCLRDPVDCCPESDPKCFFLSFITDQEGRSVMFELSGPAEGYMSFALSLDKWMGNDDIYLCVNDGGTVTVSAAYASGRTHPELATEEALWGQAWRLADGIIQCRFQRNIFLPRLENRFNLNQSYFLFLAHGRYHQGLIHRHDRQPLISTNQKMITGRPENLRGSRSPLLIKFHGVLMLTAWMWTVSTAVVIARHYKHMWPDTTLLGQRLWFQLHRAMMLLAVILTGVAFTLPFIYRRGWSKRAGSHPYVGCTVMALSVIQPIMAVLRPAPESPRRILFSWMHFTAGSVGQILAVVCVFLGAAQQALLLPSPWSPAVLIGWLLWIILTDLLLLTLSYRLSSRGNGNSDDKENILSAQLERRQHGEISKAKKMVLMVFLSGNTGFLTAFIKDIVSL, from the exons ATGTGGCGGTCCTACTCTGTGCTAGCAGTGCTGACAGGGTGTGTCTACACAGTCTTAGGGTACAGTAATGGGAAGGTGAGTGTTGCCTGTGGAGACATGGTGCCTCAGCATGGTTATGAGCCCAGCCAAGACCCTCCTCCATACATCGTCACTGTGGATAAATCCACTTTCAGTCCAGGTGACAACATCACAG TATCTTTACAAGTGGCCTCCCCTTACCCCACATTCTTCAAGGGATTCCTGCTAGAAGCTTGGGATGCTGGGAAATTGGACTTCCCAGCAATAGGGGTCTTCATCCTGACTGACCCAGATGAGTCCCAGCTGCTACAATGTGCTCACACTCAG GGGTCGGGGGTGAGCCACAGGAGAAGCACCAGAAAGACTCACGTTCAGGCTGTGTGGAAATCTCCAAAAAATCCTCCACAAAGAGTCCAGTTTCT TGTGACCGTGGTGCACGGATATAAGGTGTACTGGGTGAGGATTGCAGGTCCTGTGGTGTCTCTGAGAGGAGCGACTGCTGTTCCATCCACTGCTGTTCCTGCTCAGACCACCAGCTCCACTGCTCTGTCCACACCG TTTAGTTCAGTGGGGTGTGGCCACACTAAATCTTGCCTCAGAGACCCGGTGGACTGCTGCCCAGAGTCAGATCCCAAATGCTTCTTCCTGTCATTCATCACGGATCAGGAAGGACGGAGTGTGATGTTTGAACTCAGTGGGCCCGCAGAGGGCTACATGTCATTCGCCCTGTCTCTGGACAAGTGGATG GGTAATGATGACatctatctgtgtgtgaatgatggaGGGACAGTTACCGTCAGTGCTGCGTATGCCTCTGGACGAACTCACCCTGAGCTGGCGACAGAG GAGGCTCTGTGGGGTCAGGCCTGGAGGTTGGCCGACGGGATCATCCAGTGCCGTTTCCAAAGAAACATCTTCCTCCCTCGGCTGGAAAACAGGTTCAACTTGAACCAGAGCTACTTCCTGTTTCTTGCACATGGCAGATATCACCAGG GTTTAATCCACAGACATGATCGCCAACCTCTCATCTCCACCAACCAGAAGATGATCACCGGACGTCCAGAAAATCTACGTGGCTCCCGCTCCCCCCTGCTGATCAAGTTCCACG GTGTGTTAATGCTGACTGCCTGGATGTGGACGGTGAGCACAGCTGTCGTCATTGCTCGCCATTACAAACACATGTGGCCTGACACGACTCTGCTGGGACAAAGGCTGTGGTTTCAG CTCCATCGAGCCATGATGCTCTTGGCTGTGATCCTAACTGGTGTGGCCTTCACCCTGCCTTTCATATACAGGAGAGGATGGAGcaag CGTGCAGGCTCACACCCTTACGTAGGCTGCACTGTCATGGCTCTGTCTGTCATCCAACCAATTATGGCAGTTCTCAGACCAGCTCCGGAGTCCCCCAG GAGGATCCTCTTCAGCTGGATGCACTTCACAGCAGGCTCTGTTGGCCAGATACTTGCTG tggtgtgtgtgttcctggGTGCTGCTCAGCAGGCGCTGCTGCTACCCAGCCCCTGGTCTCCTGCAGTGCTGATTGGATGGCTGCTGTGGATTATTCTGACAGACCTGCTGCTACTGACCTTGTCCTACAGACTCAGCAGTAGAG GAAATGGCAACAGTGACGACAAAGAGAACATTTTGTCTGCTCAGTTAGAGAGGCGGCAGCATGGGGAG ATTTCCAAAGCAAAGAAGATGGTGTTAATGGTGTTTCTATCAGGAAACACGGGGTTCCTGACAGCATTTATAAAAGATATTGTAAGTTTATAA
- the frrs1b gene encoding putative ferric-chelate reductase 1 isoform X2, which yields MWRSYSVLAVLTGCVYTVLGYSNGKVSVACGDMVPQHGYEPSQDPPPYIVTVDKSTFSPGDNITVSLQVASPYPTFFKGFLLEAWDAGKLDFPAIGVFILTDPDESQLLQCAHTQGSGVSHRRSTRKTHVQAVWKSPKNPPQRVQFLVTVVHGYKVYWVRIAGPVVSLRGATAVPSTAVPAQTTSSTALSTPFSSVGCGHTKSCLRDPVDCCPESDPKCFFLSFITDQEGRSVMFELSGPAEGYMSFALSLDKWMGNDDIYLCVNDGGTVTVSAAYASGRTHPELATEEALWGQAWRLADGIIQCRFQRNIFLPRLENRFNLNQSYFLFLAHGRYHQGLIHRHDRQPLISTNQKMITGRPENLRGSRSPLLIKFHGVLMLTAWMWTVSTAVVIARHYKHMWPDTTLLGQRLWFQLHRAMMLLAVILTGVAFTLPFIYRRGWSKRAGSHPYVGCTVMALSVIQPIMAVLRPAPESPRRILFSWMHFTAGSVGQILAGNGNSDDKENILSAQLERRQHGEISKAKKMVLMVFLSGNTGFLTAFIKDIVSL from the exons ATGTGGCGGTCCTACTCTGTGCTAGCAGTGCTGACAGGGTGTGTCTACACAGTCTTAGGGTACAGTAATGGGAAGGTGAGTGTTGCCTGTGGAGACATGGTGCCTCAGCATGGTTATGAGCCCAGCCAAGACCCTCCTCCATACATCGTCACTGTGGATAAATCCACTTTCAGTCCAGGTGACAACATCACAG TATCTTTACAAGTGGCCTCCCCTTACCCCACATTCTTCAAGGGATTCCTGCTAGAAGCTTGGGATGCTGGGAAATTGGACTTCCCAGCAATAGGGGTCTTCATCCTGACTGACCCAGATGAGTCCCAGCTGCTACAATGTGCTCACACTCAG GGGTCGGGGGTGAGCCACAGGAGAAGCACCAGAAAGACTCACGTTCAGGCTGTGTGGAAATCTCCAAAAAATCCTCCACAAAGAGTCCAGTTTCT TGTGACCGTGGTGCACGGATATAAGGTGTACTGGGTGAGGATTGCAGGTCCTGTGGTGTCTCTGAGAGGAGCGACTGCTGTTCCATCCACTGCTGTTCCTGCTCAGACCACCAGCTCCACTGCTCTGTCCACACCG TTTAGTTCAGTGGGGTGTGGCCACACTAAATCTTGCCTCAGAGACCCGGTGGACTGCTGCCCAGAGTCAGATCCCAAATGCTTCTTCCTGTCATTCATCACGGATCAGGAAGGACGGAGTGTGATGTTTGAACTCAGTGGGCCCGCAGAGGGCTACATGTCATTCGCCCTGTCTCTGGACAAGTGGATG GGTAATGATGACatctatctgtgtgtgaatgatggaGGGACAGTTACCGTCAGTGCTGCGTATGCCTCTGGACGAACTCACCCTGAGCTGGCGACAGAG GAGGCTCTGTGGGGTCAGGCCTGGAGGTTGGCCGACGGGATCATCCAGTGCCGTTTCCAAAGAAACATCTTCCTCCCTCGGCTGGAAAACAGGTTCAACTTGAACCAGAGCTACTTCCTGTTTCTTGCACATGGCAGATATCACCAGG GTTTAATCCACAGACATGATCGCCAACCTCTCATCTCCACCAACCAGAAGATGATCACCGGACGTCCAGAAAATCTACGTGGCTCCCGCTCCCCCCTGCTGATCAAGTTCCACG GTGTGTTAATGCTGACTGCCTGGATGTGGACGGTGAGCACAGCTGTCGTCATTGCTCGCCATTACAAACACATGTGGCCTGACACGACTCTGCTGGGACAAAGGCTGTGGTTTCAG CTCCATCGAGCCATGATGCTCTTGGCTGTGATCCTAACTGGTGTGGCCTTCACCCTGCCTTTCATATACAGGAGAGGATGGAGcaag CGTGCAGGCTCACACCCTTACGTAGGCTGCACTGTCATGGCTCTGTCTGTCATCCAACCAATTATGGCAGTTCTCAGACCAGCTCCGGAGTCCCCCAG GAGGATCCTCTTCAGCTGGATGCACTTCACAGCAGGCTCTGTTGGCCAGATACTTGCTG GAAATGGCAACAGTGACGACAAAGAGAACATTTTGTCTGCTCAGTTAGAGAGGCGGCAGCATGGGGAG ATTTCCAAAGCAAAGAAGATGGTGTTAATGGTGTTTCTATCAGGAAACACGGGGTTCCTGACAGCATTTATAAAAGATATTGTAAGTTTATAA